A section of the Candidatus Thermoplasmatota archaeon genome encodes:
- a CDS encoding ABC transporter permease, producing MSIETYARTFRGTYVLNLKSQFRFYTWAGWLVAELIGPFMLFASAWVIARIVAGGGTPPRFLEATGYPDYLAFVLLGLAFNGLAQTALEGGGNAVYEEESAGTWDLVALTPMNRFVWMFSKTLAGLTAMLLDTAIVVAVGAMFVSLVLTPSSVLVALAGLVLTLFALQGFGFLMAAAGLIWKQPFALAILLAPIVILLSGMMFPISALPGWAQVVSMAFPLTHGIEVARGALLLGLGFAELAGPFTMLALTGAAHMAVGYTAFRIMERRALASGKLGRY from the coding sequence ATGTCTATTGAGACCTACGCGCGGACGTTCCGCGGGACCTACGTCCTGAACCTCAAGAGCCAGTTCCGGTTCTACACGTGGGCGGGCTGGCTCGTCGCGGAGCTCATCGGCCCCTTCATGCTTTTTGCCTCCGCGTGGGTCATCGCCCGCATCGTCGCGGGAGGCGGCACGCCGCCGCGCTTCCTCGAAGCCACCGGCTATCCGGACTACCTGGCGTTCGTGCTCCTCGGGCTTGCGTTCAACGGGCTCGCGCAGACCGCGCTCGAAGGCGGCGGGAACGCGGTCTATGAGGAGGAAAGCGCGGGGACGTGGGACCTCGTCGCGCTCACGCCGATGAACCGCTTCGTCTGGATGTTCTCGAAGACGCTTGCGGGCCTCACGGCGATGCTCCTCGACACCGCCATCGTCGTCGCCGTCGGGGCGATGTTCGTCTCGCTCGTCCTCACGCCCTCGAGCGTCCTCGTCGCGCTCGCGGGCCTCGTCCTCACGCTCTTCGCGCTCCAGGGCTTCGGCTTCCTCATGGCCGCGGCGGGCCTCATCTGGAAGCAGCCGTTCGCGCTCGCGATCCTCCTCGCGCCGATCGTGATCCTGCTTTCGGGCATGATGTTCCCGATCTCCGCGCTTCCGGGCTGGGCGCAGGTCGTCAGCATGGCCTTCCCGCTGACGCATGGCATCGAGGTGGCGCGCGGCGCGCTCCTCCTCGGCCTCGGCTTCGCGGAGCTCGCGGGTCCGTTCACGATGCTCGCGCTCACGGGCGCCGCCCACATGGCGGTCGGCTACACGGCGTTCCGGATCATGGAGCGGCGCGCGCTCGCCTCCGGCAAGCTCGGCCGCTACTGA
- the ccsA gene encoding cytochrome c biogenesis protein CcsA, producing the protein MIAPGDAVLALAALAGAVAVATSTGVALGRLGLARLADRALAAHVAFLGLALATLVASFVVADLSIAYVWDHTWVGFPPHYRLAGLWAGGEGTLLLWALPAAAALLVEARTPRGSPAFRHAWRALVVGVTAAFALALAAHGLFAPTDPMLAAAVPEGRGMPESLVTPLMIIHPPLQFVGYALVLVAAGAAVSGLLTGDGAWISRAFAWARPAWLVATVGLGLGGLWAYYALSFGGFWAWDPVETANLMPWLALTAFLHAAKPRERFGDLALAAPTLLAGAFWLTLFASFATRSGLWVSVHAFTDPSTRFDPDPLARTLALVGTSEPTALFAALLAAAALVTAAALVLAASRGGPLALPARAVAGALGLAAGVAAVDPRLALGALFEAGAALPLLGPAEGVGLLALAILAGPVIALHLARDGDAPMPDILSQRALLAAAAALLGLAAAVAFIVNFQVVNAIDRSPFDERAPFVAIPLVMVLTVALASRTLGRRGALALAAGGLLLGLAGFASFPDRAVVALALPVLAAGAVAAFLRMLVAARAPGGSRRRDIGGALALAAAILNMAFWSNPPTALGGLGAFLLGFGLAAAAFVASALALAGAAPRVARLAPWLALAGPALPLAAVAAVLLARSASGTRTFAEALPNLRHAGMHLAHLALVFGLLGYAVSTYGAATGAFAEVAPGETVAVGAWTFTFAGVESREGVGFTERVAVELDAARDGARVATLPVALEWSHLPPIGQYVARLHVERTLLEDVYVHPARFRTADDGWVEPRPGAFERFSSDRVTAAAFEVRVLPLMTFVWSGLTLMAFGMTLVVAAAALERRAGRRSAPRARPLAVVAREK; encoded by the coding sequence GTGATCGCGCCCGGGGACGCCGTCCTCGCGCTCGCCGCGCTCGCGGGCGCCGTCGCCGTCGCCACCTCGACCGGCGTGGCCCTCGGGCGCTTGGGGCTTGCGAGGCTCGCGGACCGCGCGCTCGCCGCGCACGTCGCCTTCCTCGGGCTCGCCCTCGCAACCCTCGTCGCGTCCTTCGTCGTCGCGGACCTCTCGATCGCGTACGTCTGGGACCACACGTGGGTCGGCTTCCCGCCGCACTACCGCCTCGCGGGCCTCTGGGCCGGCGGCGAGGGCACGCTCCTCCTCTGGGCCCTCCCGGCGGCGGCCGCGCTCCTCGTCGAGGCACGAACGCCGCGCGGGTCGCCGGCTTTCCGCCATGCCTGGCGCGCGCTCGTCGTCGGCGTCACCGCGGCCTTCGCGCTTGCCCTCGCGGCGCACGGCCTCTTCGCGCCCACGGATCCGATGCTCGCCGCCGCCGTGCCCGAGGGACGCGGCATGCCCGAGAGCCTCGTGACGCCGCTCATGATCATCCACCCGCCGCTCCAGTTCGTCGGGTACGCGCTCGTCCTCGTCGCCGCGGGGGCGGCCGTTTCGGGCCTCCTCACGGGAGACGGCGCCTGGATCTCCCGCGCTTTCGCGTGGGCGCGTCCCGCTTGGCTCGTCGCGACGGTCGGCCTCGGCCTCGGCGGGCTCTGGGCGTACTACGCGCTTTCCTTCGGGGGCTTCTGGGCGTGGGACCCCGTCGAAACGGCGAACCTGATGCCGTGGCTCGCGCTCACCGCCTTCCTCCACGCCGCGAAACCGCGCGAGCGCTTCGGCGACCTCGCGCTCGCCGCGCCGACGCTCCTTGCGGGGGCCTTCTGGCTCACCCTCTTCGCCTCGTTCGCGACGCGTTCGGGCCTCTGGGTCTCCGTGCACGCGTTCACGGACCCCTCGACCCGCTTCGACCCCGACCCGCTCGCGCGGACGCTCGCGCTCGTCGGGACGAGCGAGCCCACGGCGCTCTTCGCCGCGCTTCTCGCGGCGGCCGCGCTCGTGACCGCGGCCGCGCTCGTCCTCGCGGCCTCCCGCGGAGGCCCGCTCGCGCTGCCGGCGCGCGCGGTCGCGGGGGCGCTCGGCCTCGCGGCGGGCGTCGCCGCCGTCGATCCCCGCCTCGCGCTCGGCGCGCTTTTCGAAGCCGGGGCGGCGCTCCCGCTCCTCGGTCCCGCGGAGGGCGTCGGGCTCCTCGCGCTCGCGATCCTCGCGGGGCCCGTGATCGCGCTGCATCTCGCGCGCGACGGCGATGCGCCGATGCCGGACATCCTCTCGCAACGCGCGCTCCTCGCGGCCGCGGCCGCGCTCCTCGGCCTCGCCGCGGCGGTCGCGTTCATCGTGAACTTCCAGGTCGTGAACGCGATCGACCGCTCGCCGTTCGACGAGCGCGCGCCGTTCGTCGCGATCCCGCTCGTGATGGTCCTCACCGTCGCGCTCGCCTCGCGCACCCTCGGGCGACGCGGCGCGCTCGCGCTCGCGGCGGGCGGCCTCTTGCTCGGCCTTGCGGGCTTCGCCTCGTTTCCCGACCGCGCCGTCGTCGCGCTCGCGCTTCCCGTCCTCGCCGCGGGCGCCGTCGCCGCGTTCCTCCGCATGCTCGTCGCGGCGCGCGCGCCCGGCGGGTCGCGGCGGCGCGACATCGGCGGCGCGCTCGCGCTCGCGGCCGCCATCTTGAACATGGCCTTCTGGTCGAACCCGCCGACCGCGCTCGGCGGTCTCGGCGCCTTCCTCCTCGGCTTCGGCCTCGCGGCGGCCGCCTTCGTCGCAAGCGCGCTCGCGCTCGCGGGCGCCGCCCCGCGCGTCGCGCGCCTCGCGCCGTGGCTCGCGCTCGCCGGACCCGCGCTCCCGCTCGCCGCCGTCGCGGCCGTCCTCCTCGCGCGCTCGGCGAGCGGGACCCGGACGTTCGCGGAGGCGCTGCCGAACCTGCGCCACGCGGGCATGCATCTCGCGCACCTCGCGCTCGTGTTCGGCCTTCTCGGCTACGCCGTCTCCACGTACGGCGCCGCGACGGGCGCGTTCGCGGAGGTCGCGCCCGGCGAGACGGTGGCCGTCGGCGCCTGGACGTTCACGTTCGCCGGCGTCGAGAGCCGTGAAGGCGTCGGCTTCACCGAGCGCGTGGCCGTCGAGCTCGACGCCGCCCGCGACGGCGCGCGCGTCGCGACGCTCCCCGTCGCGCTCGAGTGGAGCCACCTTCCGCCCATCGGCCAATACGTCGCGCGCCTGCACGTCGAGCGGACGCTCCTCGAGGACGTCTACGTGCACCCCGCGCGCTTCCGCACCGCGGACGACGGGTGGGTCGAGCCGCGGCCCGGCGCGTTCGAGCGTTTCTCGAGCGACCGCGTGACGGCGGCGGCCTTCGAGGTGCGTGTCCTCCCGCTCATGACGTTCGTGTGGAGCGGCCTCACGCTCATGGCCTTCGGGATGACGCTCGTCGTCGCCGCGGCCGCGCTCGAGCGCCGCGCCGGGCGCCGGAGCGCGCCGCGGGCGCGGCCCCTCGCGGTCGTCGCGCGGGAAAAATGA
- a CDS encoding S8/S53 family peptidase, which produces MRIASALALAAAFIAAAFAGCIGTNDAPSQDPVDPATTDAAKPRVVIAVIDTGMNLFHEEYRRAGFEPPAYLPADATVVRLDFDAADFEPAVAKNRAALDALEAKKLYTFPGTKVVGAISFRSEKLDGWPLILDKPKSYTHGTMTTSRAAGNTIAIGGADDVDLVIVQGFSPEAVAWAADQPWIDIISISAGISPYSIVPLVPNLLDNGGIEAYVKASHAKPFFASTGNGVGNMGLLGFPSWLRGTSGVPDAISVGANDNDKMSHWHNQDPYISADGCDNPAASASSTAKIADTGGGTSSATPFSAGGGAKMLLEARRILGHTAVGAVVDSTLTLPSGAWDSLRKADESVVLARADGNATLPAAGPLADGVFTLREFKDVLYHTALAKPTNDPSDGRACGAEPAGGVVPGDAIPEDARFAWQGYGEVNHLSIEAAVKVLAGESELPKRPGADREYARVHAIKSGVVTGPLADVPAPLALQ; this is translated from the coding sequence ATGCGCATCGCCTCCGCCCTGGCCCTCGCGGCCGCCTTCATCGCCGCCGCCTTCGCGGGCTGCATCGGCACGAACGACGCCCCGTCCCAGGACCCCGTAGACCCGGCGACGACCGACGCGGCGAAGCCGCGCGTGGTCATCGCCGTCATCGACACGGGCATGAATCTCTTCCACGAGGAGTATCGCCGCGCCGGCTTCGAGCCGCCCGCGTACCTCCCCGCGGACGCGACCGTCGTGCGCCTCGACTTCGACGCCGCGGACTTCGAGCCCGCGGTCGCGAAGAACCGCGCCGCGCTCGACGCGCTCGAGGCGAAGAAGCTCTACACCTTCCCCGGCACGAAGGTCGTGGGCGCCATCTCGTTCCGCTCCGAGAAGCTGGACGGCTGGCCCCTCATCCTCGACAAGCCGAAGAGCTACACGCACGGCACGATGACGACGAGCCGCGCGGCCGGCAACACGATCGCGATCGGCGGCGCGGACGACGTGGACCTCGTGATCGTCCAGGGCTTCTCGCCCGAAGCGGTGGCGTGGGCCGCGGACCAGCCGTGGATCGACATCATCTCGATCTCCGCGGGCATCAGCCCCTACAGCATCGTCCCGCTCGTGCCGAACCTTCTCGACAATGGCGGCATCGAGGCGTACGTCAAGGCGAGCCATGCGAAGCCCTTCTTCGCCTCGACCGGCAACGGCGTGGGGAACATGGGTCTTCTCGGCTTCCCTTCGTGGCTGCGCGGCACGTCCGGCGTTCCGGACGCGATCAGCGTCGGCGCGAACGACAACGACAAGATGTCGCACTGGCACAACCAGGACCCCTACATCTCCGCGGACGGCTGCGACAACCCGGCCGCGAGCGCCTCGTCCACCGCGAAGATCGCCGACACGGGCGGCGGCACGTCGAGCGCCACGCCCTTCAGCGCGGGCGGCGGCGCCAAGATGCTCCTCGAGGCGCGCCGCATCCTCGGCCACACCGCGGTCGGCGCCGTCGTCGATTCGACGCTCACCCTCCCCTCGGGCGCGTGGGACTCGCTCCGCAAGGCCGACGAATCCGTCGTCCTCGCGCGCGCGGACGGCAACGCGACGCTCCCGGCCGCGGGCCCGCTCGCGGACGGCGTCTTCACGCTGCGCGAGTTCAAGGACGTGCTCTACCACACGGCCCTCGCGAAGCCCACGAACGACCCGAGCGACGGCCGCGCCTGCGGCGCCGAGCCCGCGGGCGGCGTCGTCCCCGGCGACGCGATCCCGGAGGACGCCCGCTTCGCCTGGCAGGGCTACGGCGAGGTCAACCACCTCTCCATCGAAGCGGCGGTCAAGGTCCTCGCGGGAGAGTCCGAGCTTCCGAAGCGCCCCGGCGCAGACCGCGAGTACGCCCGCGTCCACGCGATCAAGTCGGGGGTCGTGACGGGCCCGCTCGCGGACGTTCCCGCGCCGCTCGCCCTTCAGTAG
- a CDS encoding phosphate uptake regulator PhoU encodes MESRKVQKVGASTLSVSLPKEWAEANGLRKGDIVLFEPLKDGTLRVMPSRVGEAERGPAQIEYVVNADLCDEVGMLGRVVVGNYVIGRNHLRIKSKSRIRSEHIQEVRSAVSKLMGLGIMMETPDEIELQCSIDAARFPMETVIKRLYTIGATMQREAIEALEKKDKSLAEDAVGREDEADMIYWLALRLLLSAQADPSLAEKIGIHDSLPIVGNRLIAKNLEHVADYADNIARNAVKILDSGRALDPAVVRRLRKTSDTSAQIVADALASIFVHDMHLANKAIEAKARVEASEEDLLREIVDASDDPAQVASLRAILWSLRRIAEYGSEIAVIGINRYLERSSALCRPVDEKEPRSRRG; translated from the coding sequence GTGGAGTCCCGCAAGGTCCAGAAGGTTGGCGCCTCGACGCTGAGCGTATCGCTCCCGAAGGAGTGGGCGGAGGCGAACGGGCTGCGCAAGGGCGACATCGTGCTCTTCGAGCCCTTGAAGGACGGAACGCTCCGCGTCATGCCGAGCCGCGTGGGCGAAGCCGAGCGCGGACCCGCGCAGATCGAATATGTCGTGAACGCGGACCTCTGCGACGAGGTCGGGATGCTCGGCCGCGTGGTCGTGGGCAACTACGTGATTGGCCGCAACCACCTGCGCATCAAGTCGAAGTCGCGCATCCGCAGCGAGCACATCCAGGAGGTCCGGAGCGCGGTGAGCAAGCTCATGGGCCTCGGCATCATGATGGAGACGCCCGACGAGATCGAGCTCCAGTGCTCGATCGACGCGGCGCGCTTCCCGATGGAGACCGTCATCAAGCGGCTCTACACCATCGGGGCGACGATGCAGCGCGAGGCGATCGAGGCCCTCGAGAAGAAGGACAAGAGCCTCGCCGAGGACGCGGTGGGCCGCGAGGACGAGGCGGACATGATCTACTGGCTCGCGTTGAGGCTCCTCCTCAGCGCGCAGGCCGACCCGTCGCTCGCCGAGAAGATCGGGATCCATGATTCGCTCCCCATCGTGGGCAACCGTCTCATCGCGAAGAATCTCGAGCACGTCGCGGACTACGCGGACAACATCGCGCGGAACGCGGTCAAGATCCTCGACTCGGGCCGGGCGCTCGACCCCGCCGTCGTCCGACGTCTTCGAAAAACGAGCGACACGAGCGCGCAGATCGTGGCGGACGCGCTCGCCTCCATCTTCGTGCACGACATGCACCTCGCGAACAAGGCCATCGAGGCGAAGGCCCGCGTCGAGGCGAGCGAGGAGGATCTCCTGAGGGAGATCGTGGACGCCTCCGACGATCCCGCCCAGGTCGCAAGCCTCCGCGCGATCCTCTGGAGCCTGCGCCGCATCGCCGAATACGGCTCGGAGATCGCCGTCATCGGCATCAACCGGTACCTCGAGCGGAGCTCCGCCCTCTGCCGCCCCGTGGACGAGAAGGAGCCGCGGTCGCGGCGGGGATGA
- a CDS encoding acyl-CoA thioesterase encodes MTGERPMGETRTRMVRLMMPTDANPSGNVHGGAIMKYVDEVAGIVAHRHCRRNVVTARMERMDFHEAVFVGNVLTLDAILAHTGRTSMDVVVHITAEDMDTAEVVHTGTAWLTMVALNERHRPVPVPRVVPATEEEKRLYEEARNRREARKKEEKGR; translated from the coding sequence ATGACCGGCGAGCGCCCGATGGGCGAGACGCGGACGCGCATGGTTCGCCTCATGATGCCGACCGACGCGAACCCGAGCGGGAACGTGCACGGCGGCGCGATCATGAAGTACGTCGACGAGGTGGCGGGCATCGTCGCGCACCGCCACTGCCGGCGCAACGTCGTCACGGCGCGCATGGAGCGCATGGACTTCCACGAGGCCGTCTTCGTGGGCAACGTGCTCACGCTCGACGCGATCCTCGCGCACACGGGCCGCACGAGCATGGACGTCGTGGTCCACATCACCGCGGAGGACATGGACACGGCCGAGGTCGTGCACACGGGCACCGCGTGGCTCACGATGGTCGCGCTGAACGAGCGCCACCGGCCCGTCCCCGTCCCGCGCGTCGTCCCCGCGACCGAGGAGGAGAAGCGCCTCTACGAGGAAGCGCGCAACCGGCGCGAGGCGCGGAAGAAGGAGGAGAAGGGAAGGTAG
- a CDS encoding pyridoxamine 5'-phosphate oxidase family protein: MREMTHEEVRAFITGNRFGYLGLADDGRAYVIPLFYAYDGRTFWFHANPGLKDEYIARTREACLTVVRAWSEDEWESVIASGPIRPVDFQEEAARAMDALMAVPMPPAYGVTEHGEPRRAGEPGFRFLKLEPEVITGRSSARPRNADADRIATRGM, translated from the coding sequence ATGCGCGAGATGACGCACGAGGAGGTCCGCGCCTTCATCACCGGGAACCGATTCGGCTACCTCGGCCTCGCGGACGACGGACGCGCCTACGTCATTCCGCTCTTCTACGCGTACGACGGGCGCACGTTCTGGTTCCACGCGAACCCGGGCCTCAAGGACGAGTACATCGCCCGCACGCGCGAGGCGTGCCTCACCGTCGTCCGCGCATGGAGCGAGGACGAATGGGAGAGCGTGATCGCGAGCGGCCCGATCAGGCCTGTCGACTTCCAGGAGGAGGCGGCGCGCGCGATGGACGCGCTCATGGCGGTCCCGATGCCGCCCGCCTACGGCGTCACGGAGCACGGCGAGCCGCGCCGCGCGGGCGAGCCCGGCTTCCGCTTCCTCAAGCTCGAGCCCGAGGTCATCACGGGACGCTCGAGCGCGCGTCCCCGGAACGCCGACGCGGACCGCATCGCGACGCGCGGGATGTGA